One Psychrobacillus glaciei genomic region harbors:
- a CDS encoding right-handed parallel beta-helix repeat-containing protein, whose product MAEKTFINNSIATFQVTLFIREGNNPVNQDGTVSFTLNPGETITVPYGDSQNIFLNGILFFTISEGDLYSKIQFITMESELDDLLNTNDTITVTKVETDYVIYGSNEFLDAVNVAGTIDEMRAAIENLGLGLDLTSYNNLTDAQKNQVAEEVLSNKPMRSYLSGASVQLALDTAINEIVDLNNIYVLVDSVGGDGSRANPFGTITEGIAAVNPNGVVSILAGTYPITTQIVVNKDGITLKGEQGTLLLLKASIIAILIQAKNTTVYGLTITSDIPYTAEFIQVGGSGTTLINNTIYGPEQALPMSSWVVNRAVVPQVGNTNLLVENNTFYSLRTGIYINPNVTGVINDNLVYNTKGAFLVDGAFTTFFGNSWGIPPNEVDIALFVGTTTGSPYDDLATLSAENDNATISDQRTALMMSEESTDVKKSFWKNLFKR is encoded by the coding sequence GTGGCAGAAAAAACTTTTATTAACAATAGTATAGCAACCTTTCAAGTAACTCTTTTTATTCGTGAAGGAAATAATCCTGTAAATCAAGATGGGACAGTTTCTTTTACTCTAAATCCAGGTGAAACAATAACTGTACCCTATGGTGATAGTCAAAATATCTTTCTAAATGGTATTTTGTTCTTTACTATTTCGGAAGGGGATCTTTACAGTAAAATTCAATTTATTACGATGGAGAGTGAGTTAGATGATCTTCTGAATACAAATGATACTATTACCGTAACAAAAGTAGAAACGGATTATGTGATATATGGAAGTAACGAATTCCTTGATGCTGTAAACGTTGCAGGCACTATAGACGAAATGAGAGCAGCTATCGAAAATCTAGGTTTAGGTTTAGATCTTACATCTTATAACAATCTAACAGATGCACAAAAAAATCAAGTAGCAGAAGAAGTACTAAGTAATAAGCCAATGCGTAGCTATCTTTCGGGCGCAAGTGTTCAGTTAGCTCTTGATACGGCAATTAACGAGATTGTCGATCTAAATAATATTTATGTGCTCGTGGATTCCGTTGGAGGAGATGGCAGTAGAGCAAATCCTTTTGGTACTATTACTGAGGGAATTGCAGCTGTAAATCCGAACGGGGTTGTAAGTATTTTAGCAGGAACCTATCCAATTACTACTCAAATTGTCGTGAATAAAGATGGGATTACGTTAAAAGGAGAGCAAGGAACTCTGCTCTTGTTAAAAGCAAGTATTATAGCTATATTAATACAAGCAAAAAACACTACAGTGTACGGTTTGACTATAACGAGTGATATCCCTTATACAGCTGAATTTATACAAGTAGGTGGATCTGGTACTACTTTAATCAATAACACGATATACGGTCCGGAGCAAGCCTTGCCTATGTCCAGCTGGGTGGTGAATCGTGCAGTAGTGCCGCAAGTTGGTAATACAAATCTTTTAGTAGAAAATAATACTTTTTATTCTTTACGAACAGGGATTTACATTAATCCAAATGTTACTGGTGTAATAAACGATAACTTGGTTTACAACACAAAAGGTGCTTTCTTAGTGGACGGAGCATTTACCACATTCTTCGGAAATTCATGGGGAATTCCACCGAATGAGGTTGACATTGCGCTGTTTGTTGGAACAACTACGGGTTCTCCATATGATGATCTAGCGACCTTAAGTGCGGAAAATGATAAT
- a CDS encoding Fur family transcriptional regulator: MNIEKAWEILKKEGYKKTDKREQILDIFSKTEKYITARDILDVMMVEHPGMSYDTIYRNLSTFVDLGILEETELTGEKHFRMQCEMDHHHHHFICMSCGNIKEINFCPMEMLQNAIPAYQIDNHKFEIYGKCPECH, translated from the coding sequence ATGAATATTGAAAAAGCTTGGGAAATCCTAAAAAAAGAAGGCTATAAGAAGACGGATAAAAGAGAGCAAATTTTAGATATTTTTTCAAAAACAGAGAAATATATAACAGCTAGAGATATTTTAGATGTTATGATGGTTGAACATCCGGGGATGAGTTATGATACCATCTATCGTAATTTAAGTACTTTTGTTGATCTTGGTATTTTGGAAGAAACGGAGTTAACTGGGGAGAAGCATTTCCGCATGCAATGCGAAATGGATCATCACCATCATCACTTTATTTGTATGTCTTGTGGCAATATTAAAGAAATCAATTTTTGTCCTATGGAAATGCTTCAAAATGCTATTCCTGCGTATCAAATTGATAATCATAAATTCGAAATTTATGGAAAATGTCCAGAATGTCATTAA
- a CDS encoding metal ABC transporter permease — MIESFIQYQFLQNAFISGLIIGIIAPLLGVFIIVRRLSLIADALSHVTLAGIAGSLYLSQSVGVLAFLNPLYLGIVASVTGSLFIERLRRMYKHYEELAIPIIMSAGLGFSAIFISLAEGFSSDLFSYLFGSVSAVSRQDLWIVIFIALIVIVFLTLFYKELFVLSFDEEYAKASGLPAKWIHILFMIVTALVIAGSMRIVGILLVSSLMTLPVAAAMRIAKGFKQAIIFSVLFGELAVIIGLVSAFYMNLAPGGTIVVTSIIILLLTLTFKKMFMKGAVSQ; from the coding sequence ATGATTGAATCCTTCATTCAATATCAATTTTTGCAAAATGCATTTATTTCAGGATTAATTATTGGGATAATTGCGCCTTTACTTGGCGTGTTTATCATCGTGCGTCGACTTTCTTTAATTGCGGACGCATTAAGCCATGTAACATTAGCTGGCATTGCTGGTAGCTTATACTTGAGTCAATCTGTAGGAGTATTAGCATTTCTAAATCCATTATATTTAGGAATAGTAGCTTCGGTTACAGGTTCTCTTTTTATTGAACGACTCCGTAGAATGTACAAGCACTATGAAGAACTAGCAATTCCGATAATTATGTCCGCGGGATTGGGTTTTAGTGCTATTTTCATATCATTAGCAGAGGGTTTTAGTTCCGATTTATTTAGCTATCTATTTGGTTCTGTATCAGCTGTAAGTCGCCAAGATTTATGGATTGTTATTTTTATTGCACTGATTGTCATTGTTTTTTTAACATTATTTTATAAAGAGTTGTTTGTCTTATCTTTTGACGAGGAATATGCAAAGGCTTCTGGACTACCTGCAAAGTGGATTCATATATTATTTATGATTGTTACTGCATTAGTTATAGCAGGTTCAATGAGAATTGTCGGAATATTACTTGTTTCTTCGCTCATGACATTACCAGTTGCTGCAGCGATGCGAATTGCGAAAGGCTTTAAACAGGCGATTATTTTTTCAGTACTATTTGGAGAGCTTGCAGTGATTATTGGATTAGTAAGCGCATTTTATATGAATTTAGCCCCAGGTGGAACAATTGTGGTAACGTCTATTATCATCTTACTTCTTACACTTACATTTAAAAAAATGTTTATGAAGGGAGCCGTCTCACAATGA
- a CDS encoding metal ABC transporter ATP-binding protein, with the protein MGKPLIQLQHVYYQYEQTEALKDISLKIEEGDFLAIIGPNGSGKSTLLKIILGLLKPTKGKVLLFSKPVPLFKEKELIGYVSQKSNAFNTGFPATVEEVVKSGLVKKVGLFHPYPKNVDTKVSEALTSVGMEKFSKKNIGELSGGQQQRVFIARALVSNPKVLILDEPTVGVDSKNVRSFYHMLSHLNREHQITIVLVTHDVDAVSKTISHVACLNQSIHFHGFQNEMDSMSDEQLEAWYGHSVRKVTHRKEEQL; encoded by the coding sequence ATGGGTAAACCGTTGATTCAATTACAACATGTTTATTATCAATATGAACAAACAGAGGCATTAAAAGATATTTCTTTAAAGATAGAAGAAGGAGATTTTTTAGCGATTATTGGTCCCAATGGTTCTGGTAAATCTACTCTTTTAAAAATAATACTTGGCTTGTTAAAGCCTACTAAAGGTAAGGTGTTACTGTTTAGTAAACCTGTTCCTTTGTTTAAGGAGAAAGAGTTAATAGGCTATGTCTCTCAAAAGTCCAATGCATTTAATACTGGTTTTCCTGCCACAGTAGAAGAAGTAGTGAAAAGTGGTTTAGTAAAGAAAGTTGGCTTATTTCATCCGTATCCTAAAAATGTGGACACAAAAGTGAGTGAAGCGTTGACTTCTGTGGGGATGGAAAAGTTTTCAAAAAAAAATATTGGCGAGTTATCTGGTGGTCAGCAACAACGTGTTTTTATCGCTAGAGCATTAGTGAGCAATCCGAAAGTTTTAATATTGGATGAACCTACTGTAGGTGTAGATAGTAAAAATGTACGCTCATTTTATCATATGTTATCTCATCTAAATCGGGAACATCAAATTACAATTGTCTTGGTAACACATGATGTGGATGCTGTATCGAAAACTATTAGTCATGTCGCTTGTCTCAATCAATCCATTCATTTTCATGGTTTTCAAAATGAGATGGATTCAATGAGTGATGAACAATTAGAAGCGTGGTATGGACACTCTGTTCGGAAAGTGACACATCGAAAAGAGGAACAATTATGA
- a CDS encoding deoxyribonuclease IV, protein MLLGSHVSMSGKEMLLASSKEAASYGANTFMIYTGAPQNTRRKPIDELNIEAGLQHMKENGMSHIVVHAPYIINLGNTTKPETFALGIEFLQKEVERTAAIGATQIVLHPGAHVGAGADAGIARIVEGLNEVLGQDLPVQIALETMAGKGSECGRTFEELAQIINGVQNNHRLSICLDTCHIHDAGYDVVNDFDGVLNEFDKLIGLNRLKVLHINDSKNVRGAAKDRHENIGFGEIGFDALQYIVHHPQLMHIPKILETPFVGVDSKDKQAPYKVEIEMLRSKTFNPKAIESLRV, encoded by the coding sequence ATGCTTTTAGGATCTCATGTTTCCATGAGCGGAAAAGAAATGCTTCTTGCTTCCAGCAAAGAAGCAGCTTCATATGGTGCCAATACATTTATGATTTATACGGGTGCACCTCAAAATACTCGTCGAAAACCAATTGATGAGTTGAATATTGAAGCCGGCTTACAGCATATGAAAGAAAATGGCATGTCTCATATAGTTGTGCATGCACCGTATATTATCAATTTAGGAAATACAACAAAACCAGAGACTTTTGCTTTAGGTATAGAGTTTTTACAAAAAGAAGTGGAACGAACTGCGGCAATTGGAGCAACACAAATCGTTCTGCATCCAGGCGCTCATGTTGGTGCTGGTGCAGATGCTGGCATTGCTAGAATTGTGGAAGGGCTTAATGAAGTATTGGGGCAGGACTTACCAGTACAAATTGCACTTGAGACAATGGCTGGAAAAGGTTCCGAGTGCGGAAGAACTTTCGAAGAGTTAGCTCAAATTATTAATGGGGTCCAAAATAATCATCGGCTCTCCATTTGCTTAGATACTTGTCATATTCATGATGCGGGCTATGATGTCGTAAATGATTTCGATGGTGTCCTAAATGAATTTGATAAGTTGATCGGTCTTAATCGACTAAAAGTACTTCATATAAATGATAGTAAAAATGTTCGTGGGGCAGCAAAAGACCGACATGAAAATATTGGTTTTGGTGAAATTGGGTTTGATGCACTACAATATATCGTGCACCATCCTCAATTAATGCATATTCCGAAAATCTTAGAAACGCCATTTGTTGGAGTGGATTCTAAAGATAAGCAAGCACCATATAAAGTAGAGATTGAGATGCTTCGTTCTAAAACATTTAATCCCAAAGCAATCGAATCTTTAAGAGTTTAA
- a CDS encoding DEAD/DEAH box helicase, with protein MSKYTDYNFQPFLQNAIDKLGFQEPTPIQKEIIPLVLKGRSAIGQAHTGTGKTHSFLIPIVEKIDASKQEVQAIITSPTRELATQIYKELNKLVEGTEIQTKLFIGGTDKARAIDKLKTQPQIVVGTPGRLRDLTVEQALLVHTANILVVDEADLAFDLGFINEIDQFASRMPEQLEMYVFSATIPEKLQPFLKKYMDSPAHIKIGEKRPVADGIEFTVVPVRSKSRKKRLLEVIEGINPYLAIIFTNTKQHADEVSNYLLGNGLKVGVVHGDISPRDRKRVMKQVHELEFQYIVATDLAARGIDIPGVSHVINYEIPDDLEFFVHRVGRTARAGLTGSAITLFEPSDEDALIRLEKMGIEFNHRDVNNGEWSELKERHARKNRTKNENEIDAKAKAMVRKPKKVKPGYKRNMKWEMDKIKKKERRIKNRQK; from the coding sequence ATGTCCAAATATACAGATTATAATTTTCAGCCTTTTTTACAAAATGCAATTGATAAATTAGGTTTTCAAGAACCAACGCCGATTCAAAAAGAAATAATTCCGCTAGTTTTAAAGGGAAGAAGTGCGATTGGTCAAGCGCATACTGGAACAGGAAAAACACATAGTTTTTTGATCCCAATTGTTGAAAAAATAGATGCTAGTAAACAAGAAGTACAAGCAATTATTACATCACCAACAAGAGAGCTTGCAACTCAAATTTATAAAGAGTTGAACAAGTTAGTAGAAGGCACAGAAATTCAAACGAAGTTGTTTATTGGTGGTACGGATAAAGCCCGCGCCATTGATAAGTTGAAAACACAACCACAAATTGTCGTAGGTACACCAGGACGACTTCGTGACTTAACGGTTGAACAGGCTTTGCTTGTGCATACTGCAAATATTCTAGTAGTGGATGAAGCTGATTTAGCATTCGACTTAGGTTTCATTAATGAAATTGACCAATTTGCATCGCGTATGCCAGAGCAATTAGAAATGTATGTATTTTCAGCAACTATTCCGGAAAAGCTTCAACCATTTTTAAAGAAATATATGGATTCACCAGCCCATATTAAGATTGGAGAAAAGCGTCCAGTAGCGGATGGAATCGAATTTACTGTCGTTCCTGTTCGAAGTAAATCACGTAAAAAGCGGTTGTTAGAAGTAATCGAAGGAATTAACCCTTATTTGGCAATCATTTTTACTAATACTAAACAGCATGCGGACGAAGTGTCCAATTACTTGCTAGGTAACGGTTTAAAAGTAGGGGTTGTTCATGGGGACATATCACCTCGTGACCGTAAACGTGTGATGAAACAAGTTCATGAATTAGAATTTCAATATATAGTTGCAACAGATCTTGCGGCACGTGGAATTGATATTCCCGGGGTAAGCCATGTTATAAACTACGAAATTCCAGATGATCTGGAGTTTTTCGTTCATAGGGTTGGAAGAACAGCTCGTGCAGGATTAACGGGATCAGCCATTACATTATTTGAACCTTCTGATGAAGATGCTTTAATTCGTCTAGAGAAGATGGGAATAGAATTTAATCATCGTGATGTAAATAACGGTGAATGGTCAGAGTTAAAAGAAAGACATGCTCGTAAAAATCGTACGAAAAACGAAAATGAAATAGATGCTAAAGCAAAAGCAATGGTTCGCAAACCGAAAAAAGTAAAACCAGGTTATAAACGCAATATGAAATGGGAAATGGATAAAATTAAGAAGAAAGAACGTCGTATAAAAAATCGTCAAAAATAA
- the vrrA gene encoding VrrA/YqfQ family protein: protein MRYESFYPFSQSRANDFFNFNSSPPVNTHQPSQSMFGIPNNSNGSQPTNFLGRLLGGFQQGGSGGQAGGFGGPEGHGGAGGFGGHAGNAGAGGFGGHVGNAAAGIFGGPGTQSGLQQAAGAATGKASSYLQTADKFLNTAQQITPMVRQYAPMLQNMPALWKLYKGFQSVPSATAAAAVATTATAATTAAASVPAVARTTSSVVSNGASLPRIFQPPF, encoded by the coding sequence ATGCGCTATGAGTCTTTTTATCCGTTTTCACAATCTAGGGCGAATGACTTCTTTAATTTTAATAGTTCGCCTCCTGTGAATACTCACCAGCCTTCACAGAGTATGTTCGGAATACCAAATAATTCAAATGGTTCACAACCAACCAACTTCTTAGGACGTCTTTTGGGAGGTTTTCAACAAGGAGGTTCAGGAGGGCAGGCTGGTGGATTCGGTGGTCCAGAAGGGCATGGAGGAGCTGGTGGGTTCGGTGGTCATGCAGGGAATGCTGGGGCTGGCGGATTCGGTGGTCATGTAGGAAATGCAGCGGCTGGAATTTTCGGTGGACCTGGAACTCAGTCTGGTCTTCAACAAGCGGCTGGTGCTGCTACAGGTAAAGCATCATCCTATTTACAAACTGCTGATAAGTTTTTAAATACTGCCCAACAAATCACACCTATGGTAAGGCAATATGCACCAATGCTTCAAAACATGCCAGCCCTTTGGAAGCTCTATAAGGGCTTTCAATCCGTACCAAGTGCAACGGCTGCTGCCGCTGTGGCTACCACAGCAACCGCTGCTACAACTGCCGCTGCAAGTGTCCCAGCTGTTGCCCGAACAACTTCATCCGTCGTTTCAAACGGGGCTTCCTTACCACGAATATTTCAGCCACCATTTTAA
- a CDS encoding 4-hydroxy-3-methylbut-2-enyl diphosphate reductase — MIVQKISPRGYCYGVVDAMVIARNAALDTSLPRPIYILGMIVHNKHVTDAFEKDGIITLDGENRLDILSKVDQGTVIFTAHGVSPEVKELARKRGLVSIDATCPDVTVTHDLIKEKTAEGYDIIYIGKKGHPEPEGAIGVAPDKVHLVQTIADIDNLTIETDKLLVTNQTTMSQWDVVDMMKKLEEKFPHIEVHKEICLATQVRQEAVAEQAGEADLLIVVGDPMSNNSNRLTQVSEEIAGTPSYRIGDISELKLEWLENINHIAVTAGASTPTPIVKEVIQFLEKYDTNDPTTHDTTKKVIPEKILPKIKIPKPVDRIEPYPINI; from the coding sequence ATGATTGTACAAAAAATTTCGCCAAGAGGATATTGTTATGGGGTTGTGGATGCAATGGTCATTGCACGTAACGCAGCTTTAGATACATCTCTTCCCCGGCCAATATATATTTTAGGAATGATTGTCCACAACAAACATGTAACGGATGCATTTGAAAAAGACGGTATTATTACACTTGATGGTGAAAATCGTTTAGATATTCTTTCTAAAGTCGATCAAGGAACAGTAATTTTCACTGCTCATGGTGTGTCTCCTGAGGTAAAGGAACTTGCACGTAAAAGAGGGTTAGTTTCAATAGATGCAACATGCCCGGACGTGACAGTGACACATGACTTAATTAAAGAAAAAACTGCTGAAGGGTATGACATTATTTACATTGGGAAAAAAGGCCATCCTGAGCCAGAAGGTGCGATTGGCGTTGCACCAGATAAAGTGCATCTAGTGCAAACAATAGCGGATATCGATAACTTAACGATTGAAACGGATAAACTTCTTGTAACAAATCAAACTACGATGTCACAGTGGGATGTCGTGGATATGATGAAAAAATTGGAAGAAAAATTTCCGCATATAGAAGTTCACAAAGAAATTTGCCTTGCAACGCAAGTAAGACAAGAAGCGGTTGCAGAACAAGCAGGCGAAGCCGATCTATTGATTGTTGTAGGAGATCCGATGAGTAATAACTCGAATAGATTGACGCAAGTTTCGGAGGAAATTGCTGGTACTCCTTCTTATCGTATCGGAGACATTTCAGAGCTTAAGCTTGAGTGGTTAGAAAACATTAATCATATAGCAGTTACAGCAGGAGCATCTACACCTACTCCTATTGTGAAAGAAGTTATCCAATTTTTAGAAAAATACGATACAAATGACCCTACAACTCATGATACAACGAAAAAAGTCATACCAGAAAAAATATTACCAAAAATTAAAATACCAAAACCAGTAGATAGAATAGAGCCGTACCCAATTAATATCTAA
- a CDS encoding Nif3-like dinuclear metal center hexameric protein, producing MKQTNGQQIISLFEQWAPKSLAVEGDSIGLQIGSLNKSVSKVLVTLDVNPKVVKEAIEQQCELIIAHHPPIFRGMKHMRTDLPQGSLIEQLIKHDIAVYAAHTNLDIATGGVNDLLANALELENVKILEQTTAERLMKLAVFTPKESTEQVRMALGNVGAGQIGDYANCSFTSQGEGRFKPSEIADPYIGKANELTIVTEDKVEVVFPASIKNRILKALLMTHPYEEPAYDLLLLETEVNEKGLGRIGTLPTPVRLYEYAQTVKKQLDVPFVRVVGELDKLVQKVAVLGGDGNKYIQTAKRAGADVFITGDMYFHVAQDAEAIDLAVIDPGHHMEQIMKDGVADYMNAACIEKKLACTFIPSKLSTEPFQFI from the coding sequence ATGAAGCAAACAAATGGTCAACAGATCATCTCCCTATTTGAACAATGGGCACCTAAATCGCTTGCTGTGGAAGGGGATTCCATCGGACTTCAAATAGGTAGTCTGAACAAGTCAGTTTCTAAAGTGCTTGTTACACTCGATGTGAATCCAAAAGTAGTAAAAGAAGCGATAGAGCAACAATGTGAGTTAATCATTGCGCATCATCCTCCCATATTTCGTGGAATGAAACATATGCGAACGGATTTACCACAAGGAAGCTTAATCGAGCAATTAATCAAGCATGATATTGCGGTATATGCAGCGCATACGAATCTCGATATTGCGACTGGTGGAGTAAATGATTTATTAGCAAACGCATTGGAACTTGAAAATGTGAAAATATTAGAGCAAACAACTGCTGAAAGGTTAATGAAATTAGCAGTGTTCACTCCAAAAGAATCGACGGAACAAGTAAGAATGGCTTTGGGAAATGTGGGAGCAGGTCAAATCGGTGATTATGCTAATTGCAGCTTCACTTCACAAGGTGAAGGACGGTTTAAACCTTCTGAAATTGCTGATCCATACATTGGTAAAGCGAATGAGCTTACCATTGTAACAGAAGATAAAGTGGAAGTAGTATTCCCTGCTTCTATAAAAAATCGTATTCTAAAAGCTTTGCTTATGACACATCCGTATGAAGAGCCTGCATATGATTTACTTCTACTTGAAACAGAAGTCAACGAAAAAGGGCTTGGAAGGATAGGGACGCTTCCAACTCCAGTAAGATTATACGAATATGCACAAACAGTGAAAAAGCAGTTGGACGTCCCATTTGTGCGTGTAGTAGGAGAGTTGGATAAACTTGTTCAAAAGGTTGCAGTACTTGGTGGGGATGGAAATAAATACATTCAAACAGCAAAAAGAGCAGGGGCAGATGTGTTTATTACAGGGGACATGTACTTTCATGTGGCACAAGACGCCGAAGCAATTGATCTGGCAGTGATTGATCCTGGTCATCATATGGAACAGATTATGAAAGATGGCGTTGCAGATTATATGAACGCAGCTTGTATTGAAAAGAAACTTGCTTGTACATTTATACCTTCTAAGCTTTCTACAGAACCATTTCAATTTATTTAA
- a CDS encoding tRNA (adenine(22)-N(1))-methyltransferase, translating to MNAKNLSERLKRVASFVEEDTILADIGSDHAYLPCYLVHAGIITQAIAGEVVKGPFESAQKHVKSEGLEKQIDVRFGNGLEVILEADNVQTITIAGMGGPLIASILEAGKDKLTSVENLILQPNIHAKAIREWAIKENWKIVNETILEENDKIYEIVALKKGQMQLTEQELLVGPILMKEKSTVYKKKWENELNEWQRIVDQLNIIAQSTEVQEKKEELEIKIALLKESL from the coding sequence TTGAATGCAAAAAATTTGTCAGAACGTTTAAAAAGAGTAGCGTCTTTTGTGGAAGAAGATACGATACTTGCTGATATAGGAAGTGACCATGCTTATTTACCTTGTTATTTAGTGCATGCAGGAATTATTACGCAAGCAATTGCGGGAGAAGTGGTAAAAGGTCCTTTTGAATCCGCACAAAAGCATGTGAAAAGTGAAGGGTTAGAAAAACAAATAGATGTACGTTTTGGAAATGGCTTAGAAGTTATACTAGAAGCAGATAATGTACAAACGATTACGATAGCTGGTATGGGTGGTCCGCTTATAGCTTCCATTCTAGAAGCTGGAAAAGATAAACTTACATCTGTAGAAAACTTAATATTGCAGCCAAATATTCATGCAAAAGCAATTCGCGAATGGGCAATAAAAGAAAATTGGAAAATCGTGAACGAAACCATATTAGAAGAAAATGATAAAATTTACGAAATTGTCGCCCTTAAAAAAGGTCAAATGCAGCTAACAGAGCAAGAACTATTAGTTGGTCCTATCTTGATGAAAGAAAAGTCAACAGTCTATAAAAAGAAATGGGAGAATGAACTAAACGAATGGCAACGAATCGTAGACCAATTAAATATAATAGCGCAATCAACGGAAGTACAAGAAAAGAAAGAAGAGCTCGAAATAAAAATTGCTCTATTGAAGGAGTCCTTGTAA
- the cccA gene encoding cytochrome c550: MKKNPIIPFILIMAFGIGLIFFLSIEGVNNKGEIAADKEAAENGEEVATSDEFDPAAFAQGKCIMCHGGNFEGQGNAPSLVATKLSEDDIKGVLTNGRGGMPAGLVPAENIDAMAAWVKSLGEK; this comes from the coding sequence ATGAAAAAGAATCCAATTATTCCATTTATCTTAATTATGGCATTTGGTATCGGTCTAATTTTCTTCTTATCTATTGAGGGTGTGAATAACAAAGGAGAAATAGCAGCTGATAAAGAAGCGGCTGAAAATGGTGAGGAAGTTGCCACTTCGGATGAATTCGATCCTGCTGCGTTTGCACAAGGGAAATGTATCATGTGTCACGGTGGTAATTTTGAAGGACAAGGTAATGCACCTTCGCTAGTTGCAACTAAATTATCTGAAGATGATATTAAAGGTGTATTAACTAATGGTAGAGGTGGAATGCCAGCTGGATTAGTTCCTGCTGAAAACATCGATGCTATGGCTGCATGGGTTAAATCTTTAGGTGAAAAATAA